The proteins below come from a single Aspergillus oryzae RIB40 DNA, chromosome 5 genomic window:
- a CDS encoding Hsp70 family protein (predicted protein), translating to MSLEFILTVPAMWPDKAKMTTLHCAEKAGFGGNGTIRLISEPEAAAMHALNVSNPHGLEVGDTVVLCDAGGGTVDLITFSIVEREPNLRLKEEASGDGSLCGSTFLNRLFERFLESRLSSVPGWGRDTLDEAMQRFEMVIKRTFCGDVTQDSMIPVPGIADDSAAHIHRGRLRVSGQEMADLFKPILEEIHHFVDNQVKTSKKRVKALFLVGGFGQSPYLRRYLRDALPQDMEVLAPVDGWTAVVRGALMKSLGEISPLATKALVESRVARKHYGMIYQTKYEKDIHDRKKRYWSDFHRHYRIQVMEWFIQKGDEIKEAEPIKTTWHQHRLLSDGNFDSIHVTLYELDTPVEKKPPLYFDRRIKKHAVLNPNLDAIEKARIPVRLGQDDEEHYEVHFQIHATYFSAHCEYALWYEGKDHGSVRVDYA from the exons ATGAGCCTGGAGTTTATTCTAACTGTTCCAGCAATGTGGCCCGACAAAGCCAAGATGACCACACTTCACTGTGCAGAGAAAGCAGGCTTCGGTGGAAATGGCACAATACGTCTGATCTCCGAGCCCGAAGCCGCTGCAATGCATGCGTTGAATGTGTCCAATCCTCATGGATTAGAAGTTGGCGATACTGTTGTTCTCTGCGATGCGGGAGGTGGTACTGTTGATCTCATAACATTCTCAATCGTTGAACGGGAGCCTAATCTGCGTCTTAAAGAAGAAGCTTCCGGAGATGGTTCACTCTGTGGTAGTACTTTCTTGAATAGGCTGTTTGAAAGGTTCCTAGAGAGCCGGTTATCCTCAGTCCCGGGATGGGGTCGTGATACACTAGACGAAGCAATGCAGCGCTTCGAGATGGTCATAAAGAGAACTTTCTGTGGAGATGTAACCCAGGATTCTATGATACCTGTTCCCGGAATTGCAGATGACAGCGCTGCCCATATTCACCGAGGTCGACTCAGGGTTAGCGGACAGGAGATGGCTGACCTGTTCAAACCAATTTTGGAAGAAATTCATCATTTTGTGGATAACCAAGTGAAGACATCCAAGAAAAGGGTGAAGGCATTATTCTTGGTTGGGGGATTTGGACAAAGTCCGTACCTTCGTAGGTACCTTCGCGATGCTCTTCCTCAAGACATGGAAGTACTGGCTCCAGTTGATGGGTGGACTGCAGTTGTTAGGGGCGCTTTAATGAAGTCTCTCGGGGAGATATCTCCGTTGGCGACCAAAGCCTTAGTTGAGTCACGGGTAGCCAGAAAACATTATGGCATGATCTATCAGACGAAGtatgagaaagatattcaTGACCGCAAGAAAAG ATACTGGAGTGATTTCCATCGACATTATCGCATTCAAGTTATGGAATGGTTTATTCAGAAG GGAGATGAGATCAAAGAAGCTGAGCCAATTAAGACCACCTGGCATCAACACCGACTGCTTAGCGATGGGAACTTTGACTCCATACATGTTACCCTCTATGAGCTGGATACCCCTGTCGAAAAGAAACCACCTTTGTACTTCGATCGCC GTATAAAGAAACACGCCGTTCTAAATCCAAATCTTGATGCAATTGAAAAGGCCCGCATCCCGGTACGTCTTGGccaagatgatgaagaacaTTACGAAGTTCATTTTCAAATACATGCAACTTATTTCTCCGCCCATTGTGAATATGCCCTTTGGTATGAGGGTAAGGACCATGGAAGTGTGCGGGTCGACTACGCTTGA
- a CDS encoding uncharacterized protein (predicted protein) produces the protein MSYPPPPPHNGQYPSQYLQQPPIQPQQTIQPQQLLYNNAHPNVSPYQYGKPVVYPQVMIPAYPAYAHTYNQQPQPQPQPQPQPQSQPQPPPPQPQPPPQQQPPQPQYVNPSDLFNTPPLPSISPPQFSQRSSQYGGQPAVSTAAASNLSPAITTSAATQPTYYTAAGPNQGNQVYGKLPQATPSATPSTTPKPTPKPTPKSTPKVTPKTMPKTTAAIAPNPPTVRPLPVTATPPALSPRPVPQVLIPAPPPEIQQKPERPPSKKQAQRQASQMTPQKLAKPPIDYQVLLLAMADEYLNAAHSNGTMVALLKQELEVEEYYKLVATGLGCLEAVLKNWRLQPRVEALVRLRYARILFEETDNDLEAETALSKGNRMLDLKYSMQHLLARMLHKTNPKASMKAVDGMIQDVEAYRHSAWEFAFRFLRVSLSLSSSAHQDSVAALQHLHKIANMANRNGDKAVSAMSAVIEALAHLQQGSGFDSIEQAQRALAVARSHQLNDELRHIPQLTTLVQMVDICCSLLEYDINQSSQKLKNLQDLMDERLNDPNWRADGSFSIPLSGKSAGPSSIDTGDILQVQNGTLLLSFNWLPQHDLYALCYFLSSITLSCKNSYDGRKAEKFLQEGIRMIQGSFKSPQDITESMVNANRRVEWRRTLYCNLLLQQVFLACGRTDWDLASKTLKDLRQEAQELGECLPDTVQCLMEYAEGTIAQATGDLKAALDAFQSPLLSLSPSTSKTARNDPQRDIALLAALNTVLILRDPTHASHFQLPNILATVESFCKGSPNKYIQAAYYLVCATVQTESTIQTKQFLQQALQSATAISNSQITCMTLTFMSWKYFRGVVGEQAEKSARAGRAMAKKANDRLWVSVTDEMLAETLERQGKNDEAKGVREEGHRVMMGLPSALKRPA, from the exons ATGAGctatccaccaccaccacctcatAACGGCCAATATCCTTCGCAGTACCTGCAGCAGCCTCCTATTCAACCCCAGCAGACCATCCAGCCGCAGCAGCTACTGTACAATAATGCCCACCCGAACGTTTCGCCATATCAATATGGCAAGCCAGTTGTTTATCCTCAGGTCATGATCCCGGCGTATCCCGCCTACGCACACACATATAATCAAcagccacaaccacaaccacaaccacagcctcaacctcaatctcaacctcaaccgccgccgccgcaaccGCAACCGCCGCCGCAACAGCAACCGCCGCAACCTCAATATGTAAACCCATCCGACTTGTTCAACACGCCGCCTCTCCCTTCTATATCGCCTCCCCAATTTAGTCAGAGGTCATCCCAATATGGTGGACAACCGGCGGTCTCTACCGCTGCAGCAAGTAACCTATCCCCTGCAATCACTACCTCCGCCGCAACGCAACCAACGTACTACACTGCTGCTGGCCCAAACCAAGGGAACCAAGTTTATGGCAAGCTCCCACAGGCTACACCAAGTGCTACACCAAGCACAACACCGAAACCTACGCCGAAGCCTACGCCGAAATCCACACCAAAGGTTACACCAAAGACGATGCCCAAGACTACCGCCGCGATTGCACCGAATCCGCCAACTGTTCGACCCCTACCTGTTACCGCAACACCCCCGGCACTGTCACCCAGGCCTGTCCCTCAAGTCTTGATACCAGCTCCCCCCCCGGAAATACAGCAGAAACCCGAACGGCCGCCGTCAAAGAAGCAAGCGCAGCGACAAGCCAGTCAAATGACTCCACAAAAACTAGCAAAGCCTCCCATCGACTATCAGGTCCTGCTCCTGGCGATGGCAGATGAGTATCTCAACGCGGCCCATAGTAACGGAACCATGGTCGCCTTACTGAAACAAGAactggaagtggaggaaTACTATAAATTGGTCGCGACGGGTCTTGGTTGTTTGGAAGCGGTGTTGAAG AACTGGAGATTACAACCCCGAGTCGAAGCGCTTGTGCGATTAAGGTATGCGCGCATTCTGTTCGAGGAGACGGACAATGATCTCGAAGCGGAGACCGCATTGAGTAAAGGC AACCGTATGCTGGACTTAAAATACAGCATGCAACATCTTTTGGCACGGATGCTACACAAGACAAATCCGAAGGCCTCAATGAAAGCTGTGGATGGGATGATCCAGGATGTAGAAGC ATATCGCCACTCTGCCTGGGAGTTTGCATTTCGTTTCCTTCGAGTATCCCTCTCGCTGTCTTCCTCAGCGCACCAGGACTCCGTTGCAGCTCTGCAACACCTGCACAAGATCGCTAACATGGCCAACCGCAATGGTGATAAGGCTGTTTCGGCCATGTCAGCCGTCATCGAGGCCCTTGCACATCTACAACAGGGATCCGGCTTCGACTCCATTGAACAGGCTCAGCGCGCCCTGGCGGTAGCCCGGAGCCACCAGCTTAATGACGAGCTTCGCCATATACCGCAGCTGACGACGCTGGTGCAGATGGTCGATATTTGTTGCAGCCTTCTTGAATATGACATCAATCAGTCGTCACAGAAGTTAAAGAACTTACAAGACCTGATGGACGAGCGGTTGAACGACCCTAACTGGCGTGCTGATGGGTCGTTCTCCATTCCTCTGAGCGGCAAATCGGCAGGGCCGTCGTCAATAGATACGGGGGACATCCTTCAGGTCCAGAATGGCACATTGCTCTTGAGCTTCAATTGGCTACCTCAGCATGACCTTTACGCGCTTTGTTATTTCTTAAGTTCCATCACGCTCAGCTGCAAGAACTCATACGATGGTCGTAAAGCCGAGAAGTTCCTCCAGGAGGGGATACGCATGATACAGG GGAGTTTCAAATCACCTCAGGACATCACCGAATCAATGGTCAATGCGAATAGGCGTGTAGAATGGCGCAGGACGCTGTATTGTaacctccttcttcaacaagtGTTCCTTGCCTGTGGCCGCACGGACTGGGACCTCGCCAGCAAAACGCTGAAGGATCTCCGacaagaagcgcaagagcTTGGCGAGTGCCTACCTGATACCGTTCAATGTCTGATGGAGTACGCTGAGGGTACCATTGCACAAGCAACTGGCGATCTGAAAGCTGCTCTCGACGCTTTTCAATcccctcttctttcgttATCTCCATCGACGAGCAAAACAGCCCGCAATGACCCCCAGCGTGACATTGCACTTCTTGCAGCCCTCAATACCGTTCTCATACTCCGTGATCCAACTCATGCGTCGCACTTTCAGCTCCCCAACATTCTGGCGACCGTTGAATCATTTTGCAAGGGTAGCCCTAACAAATATATCCAAGCAGCTTATTATCTTGTATGCGCTACCGTGCAGACCGAATCAACCATACAAACCAAGCAGTTCCTCCAGCAAGCTCTCCAGTCAGCCACGGCAATCAGCAATAGTCAGATTACTTGCATGACCCTGACCTTCATGAGTTGGAAGTATTTCCGTGGGGTCGTCGGTGAACAAGCTGAAAAGAGCGCGCGAGCAGGTCGTGCAATGGCAAAGAAAGCCAACGACCGACTCTGGGTCAGTGTCACGGACGAGATGCTCGCAGAAACCCTGGAGAGGCAGGGAAAGAATGACGAGGCGAAAGGCGTCCGCGAGGAGGGCCACCGGGTAATGATGGGACTGCCGTCAGCATTGAAAAGGCCCGCCTAG
- a CDS encoding histone H3 family protein (histones H3 and H4), with translation MPPKTGGGRKVIAASRAKADGAGKESAAAKGSPSTRGRKSAGGARAGKRPAGASRKSDVQPGDPTPQGRHRRYRPGTVALKEIRKYQRSYDLLIRKLPFARLVREVALDLLPADVGSELRWQSQAIMALQEAAEAFLVHLFEDTNLCALHAKRVTIMQKDIQLARRIRGAWGGLG, from the exons ATGCCACCGAAGACAGGAGGAGGTCGCAAGGTAATCGCCGCATCGCGAGCAAAGGCGGACGGtgccggaaaagaaagcgcaGCTGCAAAAGGGTCCCCTTCGACTCGAGGACGCAAGTCCGCTGGAGGTGCCAGAGCGGGGAAGCGACCGGCTGGTGCATCGAGGAAATCAGATGTCCAAC CTGGCGATCCTACCCCTCAGGGCCGCCATCGCCGTTACAGACCGGGCACTGTTGCCCTCAAAGAAATCCGCAAATACCAACGTTCTTATGACCTCCTTATACGAAAGCTCCCATTCGCAAGACTTGTGCGCGAAGTTGCATTGGATCTACTCCCCGCAGATGTAGGATCCGAATTGCGCTGGCAGTCGCAAGCCATCATGGCGCTGCAGGAGGCCGCGGAAGCCTTTCTTGTTCATCTATTCGAGGACACGAACCTGTGTGCTCTACACGCGAAGCGAGTGACTATCATGCAGAAAGATATCCAGCTTGCTCGGAGAATCCGTGGCGCTTGGGGTGGATTAGGCTGA
- a CDS encoding putative hydrolase, alpha/beta fold family (alpha/beta hydrolase): MGMLSWLRPSGRVSFFHSKDNNLILKKVGKGTKQQITLTDLCRTATPKTCTLNPFLFNGHLQTAWTTVKFDDVPVYYKRWMFEADNPMFSGHFAVDFVVDPFEAPKDSQLTDQERKYTQPSGLPERTAFFAADEFDALPSDDTKPMLVVLHGLSGGSHEIYLRHVLAPLIADGAWEACVINSRGCAQTKITSGVLYNARATWDYLGEEGEACQLKAAVLCASPWNLEVSSVSLQSSWMGLEVYSKVMGSNMKRLFEHHVDEVSKNPRVDIDAVRSTKYLHEFDRALQCASWGYPTEGAYYRDASSVDSLLAIKIPFFAVQAEDDPIATVKALPFQEIGQTPYGVMMTTSWGGHLGWFELGGSRWFVKPVTNFLNLMAKDVDLEAPFLVENPDKAPGHVANNTSNLDVTPKPDFNPMRRKLDFQSALLN; encoded by the exons ATGGGCATGCTATCATGGTTGCGTCCGAGTGGTCGTGTTTCATTCTTCCACTCAAAAGACAATAACTTAATTCTGAAAAAAGTCGGGAAAGGAACCAAACAACAGATCACCTTGACGGATCTCTGTCGTACTGCCACACCAAAGACATGTACGCTCAACCCGTTTTTATTCAACGGTCATCTCCAGACGGCCTGGACTACGGTGAAATTTGATGACGTTCCTGTATACTATAAACGCTGGATGTTCGAAGCCGATAACCCGATGTTCAGCGGGCATTTCGCGGTGGATTTCGTTGTCGATCCATTCGAAGCTCCTAAAGATAGCCAACTGACAGATCAGGAGAGAAAATACACTCAACCATCGGGGTTACCGGAAAGGACAGCATTCTTTGCGGCAGATGAATTCGACGCGCTTCCTTCAGATGATACGAAACCCATGCTTGTTGTCCTCCATGGTCTGAGTGGTGGATCACACGAGATTTACCTCCGCCACGTCCTGGCACCCCTCATTGCTGATGGGGCATGGGAAGCGTGTGTTATCAATTCTAGGGGCTGTGCTCAAACTAAGATTACCAGCGGTGTGCTATATAATGCCCGTGCCACGTGGGAT TATTTGGGCGAAGAAGGTGAGGCTTGCCAGTTGAAAGCTGCGGTACTTTGCGCAAGCCCTTGGAACCTAGAAGTAAGCTCCGTGAGCTTGCAAAGCAGCTGGATGGGACTCGAGGTCTACAGTAAAGTGATGGGATCAAACATGAAACGACTCTTTGAGCA TCACGTAGATGAGGTCTCCAAGAATCCTCGagttgatattgatgcagtTCGGAGCACTAAATACCTACATGAGTTCGACCG GGCTTTGCAATGTGCTTCATGGGGTTACCCCACAGAGGGCGCCTACTATCGTGATGCTTCGTCCGTTGACTCGCTTCTTGCTATTAAAAtccctttctttgctgtacaagctgaagatgacccG ATTGCTACCGTCAAAGCACTTCCTTTCCAGGAAATCGGGCAAACCCCTTATGGTGTTATGATGACAACGTCCTGGGGTGGGCATCTTGGCTGGTTTGAACTTGGAGGCAGCAGATGGTTTGTGAAGCCA GTGACCAATTTCTTAAACCTCATGGCCAAGGACGTCGACCTCGAGGCTCCTTTCTTGGTCGAGAACCCCGACAAGGCTCCAGGCCACGTTGCTAACAATACCAGCAACCTCGATGTAACACCAAAACCTGATTTCAATCCCATGCGTCGCAAACTGGATTTCCAGTCTGCACTCTTGAACTAG
- the derA gene encoding putative ER-associated proteolytic system protein Der1 (predicted membrane protein), producing MAAIWGNGGQAGQFPLEQWFYEMPPVTRWWTVATVATSVLVQCHILTPFQLFYSFRAVYVKSQYWRLLTTFLYFGPLSLDLLFHVFFLQRYSRLLEESSGRSPARFSWLLFYAMASLLLLSPFLSLPFLGTALSSSLVYIWGRRNPDTRLSFLGILVFTAPYLPWVLMAFSLVVHGIVPKDEICGVVVGHIWYFFNDVYPSLHGGHRPLDPPGWWIRLFESRASAGTDTANLNRDFAAAAAPEVR from the exons ATGGCCGCCATCTGGGGCAATGGGGGCCAAGCAGGGCAGTTTCCGCTCGAGCAATGGTTCTATGAAATGCCTCCGGTGACGCGCTGGTGGACAGTAGCCACAGTAGCTACATCTGTACTAGTCCAGTGTCATATCTTGACTCCGTTCCAGCTATTTTACAGCTTTCGCGCGGTCTATGTCAAGTCACAG TACTGGCGACTTCTTACGACATTTCTCTACTTCGGACCCCTTAGTCTAGACCTACTAttccatgtcttcttcttgcagCGATACTCGCGCCTTCTCGAAGAATCGTCTGGTCGATCCCCCGCTCGTTTCTCTTGGTTGCTCTTCTACGCCATGgcctctcttctccttctttccccgTTCCTCTCGCTTCCATTTTTGGGCACAGCCCTTTCCTCCAGCCTGGTGTATATTTGGGGTCGCCGTAACCCTGACACCCGTCTCAGCTTCCTCGGCATCCTGGTTTTCACGGCCCCGTATCTTCCCTGGGTGTTGATGGCTTTCAGCCTGGTGGTCCACGGCATCGTACCCAAAGACGAGATTTGTGGAGTGGTCGTCGGTCATATCTGGTATTTCTTCAATGATGTCTATCCGTCTCTTCATGGCGGCCACCGTCCCCTGGACCCTCCAGGATGGTGGATCCGGCTATTCGAGTCTAGGGCCAGCGCGGGAACCGATACGGCGAACTTGAACCGGGATTTCGCGGCCGCTGCGGCACCTGAAGTCCGATGA
- a CDS encoding uncharacterized protein (predicted protein): MDENSISTTKGFDGQNHSSADNVPATTSSRDSNQNKCPAQSALKRLERHAAGIYEEVDSVSRSISQQAYRIEQMEQQLENAHQRIQKLEVELQTRIFRSMPDYQVSDASISEDFLVIRDSLCEWMEGFPDIRSFTETLDNAIHRRGIDKNMFTFPRELQLEFDHAQTEILTMISFGIIREHVLESLVFAAPPADQELLERLYNMMSMLEPKKGSRNRSYHKLQLLR; encoded by the exons ATGGATGAAAATAGTATCTCAACCACAAAAGGCtttgat GGCCAAAATCATTCTTCAGCCGACAATGTGCCAGCCACTACCTCTTCAAGAGATTCGAACCAAAACAAGTGCCCGGCACAAAGTGCTTTGAAAAGATTGGAACGACATGCAGCCGGCATTTACGAGGAGGTGGACTCTGTTAGCCGATCCATCTCGCAGCAGGCTTACAGAATAGAGCAGATGGAACAACAGTTGGAGAACGCACATCAGCGCATCCAGAAGTTGGAGGTTGAACTTCAAACGCGGATATTTAGATCTATGCCTGATTACCAAGTCAGTGATGCGAGTATTTCCGAGGATTTCTTGGTAATACGCGATAGCCTCTGCGAGTGGATGGAGGGATTTCCTGATATAAGGTCTTTCACCGAAACTCTTGATAATGCCATCCATCGCCGAGGCATTGATAAGAACATGTTTACCTTTCCGAGAGAGCTTCAGCTAGAATTCGATCATGCACAAACTGagatattgacaatgattAGCTTCGGTATTATTCGAGAACATGTACTCGAATCTCTAGTATTCGCCGCACCGCCAGCGGATCAAGAACTTCTGGAACGCCTCTATAACatgatgtcgatgctggAACCGAAAAAAG GCTCGAGAAACAGATCTTACCACAAATTGCAGCTCTTGCGCTGA
- the loc1 gene encoding 66S preribosome component LOC1 (predicted protein) codes for MAAKPGSTKPSGKDSNKSKPLSSASKVSKKAAKRPPPKEVKSKARTEASQLKKKKKREYTEEELDLPKLNAITPVGVVKPKGKKKGKVFVDDQEGMATILAMVNAEKEGQIESKLQKARQLEEIREAKRKEAEARQAQKKNKLEETKAAIRQKRKRKGDSNEDTKTDTTATQPNGSSSKSKGKRKSVSFA; via the exons atggcagcAAAACCCGGCTCAACCAAGCCCTCAGGCAAAGACTCGAATAAGAGCAAGCCTCTTTCCTCCGCATCGAAAGTGAGCAAGAAAGCCGCCAAGCGCCCGCCGCCCAAGGAAGTTAAGTCGAAGGCGCGCACCGAAGCGAGCCAgctgaaaaagaagaagaagagagagtatacggaggaggaattggaccTGCCGAAGTTGAATGCAATCACGCCTGTTGGGGTGGTGAAACccaaagggaagaagaagggaaaggttTTCGTTGACGACCAG GAGGGAATGGCTACCATTCTTGCCATGGTAAAtgccgagaaagaaggcCAGATTGAGTCCAAGTTGCAGAAGGCCCGTCAGTTAGAGGAGATCCGAGaagcgaagagaaaggaagccGAAGCTAGACAGgcacagaagaaaaataaattg GAGGAGACCAAGGCAGCCATCCGTCAAAAGCGCAAGCGCAAGGGTGATAGCAATGAAGACACGAAAACCGATACTACAGCAACCCAACCTAACGGGTCGTCTTCGAAGTcgaaagggaagaggaaaagtgTTTCATTTGCTTGA